In Rana temporaria chromosome 3, aRanTem1.1, whole genome shotgun sequence, a single window of DNA contains:
- the LOC120930825 gene encoding E3 ubiquitin/ISG15 ligase TRIM25-like has protein sequence MSPLPHPHSSPVSETLSFVSLLLSAMASADLRAELECSVCLNIYTDPVTLTCGHNFCWVCIDRVLDTQGGSGDFFCPVCRKRFRSRPALQRNITLHNIVGNVVSAHPDWEESGVFCTQCVDSPVPAVRSCLHCEVSLCDKHLRVHKKSPEHVLCDPTLSMESRKCSVHKEVLKYFCTKDNTCICVSCSLAGEHRGHQVETLDEASEKKKETLRNVLQKHLTKREETEERVQSLQEHRRKVEEEAAGDTERVTVLFRDLRRRLEDLEKRALREISGRAERISISIRDLEIKKEELSRKMRHIEELFNMTDPLCDTEDGDNEDRERHEELLHDGGGLGVAGVLHTGLSDIITEVNVYFYIQEAADILLNGNTAGNTLQISDDRKSVSGSDIDQNRPETPERFQCYQVLSSQSFSSGRHYWDVDVGGSDEWRVGMCYPSIERRGWESLIGSNKKSWGLDRDVNDDDDDEYSVRHDSNKILLPTDISSNRVRIDLDYEAGRISFYDLCDPIRHLHTFTTTFTEPLHAGIGVWDGCIKICGGREEM, from the exons AtgtcacccctcccccatccacATTCCTCTCCGGTGTCAGAGACTTTGAGTTTCGTTTCTCTTCTGCTGTCAGCGATggcgtctgctgatctgagagcTGAGCTGGAATGTTCCGTCTGTCTGAACATTTACACCGATCCTGTGACCCTGACATGTGGTCACAACTTCTGCTGGGTCTGTATTGATCGTGTGCTGGATACACAGGGGGGGTCTGGAGATTTCTTCTGTCCTGTATGCAGAAAAAGGTTCAGGAGTCGTCCTGCACTGCAGAGGAATATAACACTACATAACATAGTGGGAAATGTTGTGTCTGCTCATCCAGATTGGGAGGAGTCCGGGGTCTTCTGTACTCAATGTGTGGactctcctgtacctgctgttagatcctgtctacactgtgaggtttctctgtgtgataaacacctgagagtccacaaaaagtccccagaacacgtcttatgtgaccccaccttgtccatggagagcaggaaatgctccgtccataaAGAAGTTTTGAAGTATTTCTGCACCAAAGATAATACTTGTATCTGTGTGTCCTGCAGTTTGGCTGGAGAACATCGAGGACATCAGGTGGAGACACTGGATGAGGCTtctgagaagaagaaggagacacTGAGAAATGTTCTGCAGAAACATCTTAcaaagagagaggagacagaggaaagagtccagagtctgcaggaacacaggaggaaagtagaagaagaagcagcTGGTGACACCGAGAGAGTCACTGTCCTGTTTAGAGATCTCAGGAGACGTCTGGAAGACCTGGAGAAGAGAGCCCTGAGGGAAATCTCCGGGAGGGCAGAGCGGATCTCCATCTCCATCCGGgatctggaaataaagaaggaggagctgtccaggaagatgcgtcacattgaggagctgtttaacatgacggatcca ttgtgtgatactgaggatggagataatgaggacagagagagacatgaggagctcctccatgatggagggggtctgggtgTGGCGGGGGTCTTACACACAGGTTTATCTGATATAATAACAGAGGTAAatgtatacttctatatacaggaggctgcagacatattacTGAATGGAAACACAGCTGGTAATACTCTACAGATATCAGATGACAGGAAATCTGTATCCGGGTCAGATATAGACCAGAATCGCCCAGAAACACCAGAGAGATTCCAGTGTTATCAGGTGTTGAGCAGTCAGAGTTTCTCctcagggagacattactgggaCGTGGATGTCGGGGGGTCAGATGAATGGAGAGTCGggatgtgttaccccagtatagaGAGGAGAGGATGGGAGTCATTGATTGGATCTAATAAGAAGTCCTGGGGATTGGACAGGGatgttaatgatgatgatgatgatgagtatTCTGTGAGACATGACAGTAATAAGATCCTCTTACCAACCGATATTtccagtaacagagtcaggatagatctggattatgaggccgggcggatctccttttatgatctgtgtgacccgatccgacacctccacaccttcaccaccaccttcactgagcccctccatgctgggATAGGTGTATGGGATGGTTGTATAAAGatatgtggggggagggaggagatgtGA